The Flavobacterium jumunjinense genome includes a region encoding these proteins:
- a CDS encoding vitamin K epoxide reductase family protein, translating to MLKLVIKYLQNSNYSSKVIAFEQFYQSHPNYPSLLAITDGLSFLNIENIAANVPFEHFDELTNSFITELKFDESALYLLTRVESEFSIEDEEGKVKIISREEVEKHWTGIVLLVEENENDEIVNSFKNTKSFLPGFLVILILLSISIQLKDHLHTILLIIAGIGVFVTKEILETYFAKDKKESKFCTISEEFSCDSIIKSKSYTFSKYVEFVDLPVLFFSFSFIALLFGLQLGAIIGLVSLLSFPVLIYSIYLQKFSLKKWCLLCLVISGLLIANGILFLMYFNVLSFTIQNTINALLLISIIGFSWFLLKKWIQKGNENEVELNALLRFKRNEEVFYKTSESITNVDQFNALEKITIGETSAKNLISLFLSPSCPHCHTAYKAAKELWLKYPTQLKLAISYNLNVSNEDNPYLDIARSVLKLNNQGKDVIQALDDWHIEKMEMEVWKEKWHKTSDFNQENNQLMQQFQWCVDNEFNYAPVKIFNNHLMGQQYNIDELFYFFKD from the coding sequence ATGCTTAAACTAGTAATTAAATACCTCCAAAATTCAAATTATTCTTCAAAAGTTATAGCTTTTGAGCAATTTTATCAATCGCATCCAAACTACCCTAGTTTGTTAGCTATTACAGATGGGTTGAGTTTTCTAAATATAGAAAATATTGCGGCAAATGTTCCTTTTGAACATTTTGATGAATTGACCAACTCATTTATTACCGAACTAAAGTTCGATGAATCAGCTTTGTATTTGCTGACTAGAGTGGAAAGTGAGTTTTCCATTGAAGATGAGGAAGGAAAGGTGAAAATAATTTCTAGAGAAGAAGTTGAAAAACATTGGACAGGAATTGTGCTTTTAGTAGAAGAAAATGAGAACGATGAAATAGTGAACTCATTTAAAAATACAAAATCATTTCTTCCAGGTTTTTTGGTTATTTTAATTCTATTGTCGATTTCAATTCAATTAAAAGATCATCTTCATACAATATTATTAATCATTGCTGGAATTGGAGTTTTCGTTACAAAAGAAATCTTAGAAACCTATTTTGCTAAAGATAAAAAAGAATCTAAATTTTGTACAATTAGTGAAGAGTTTTCTTGTGATTCTATCATTAAGTCTAAATCGTATACTTTTTCAAAATATGTTGAATTTGTAGACTTACCGGTATTGTTTTTTAGTTTCTCATTCATTGCCTTACTTTTTGGCTTACAATTAGGAGCTATAATTGGTTTGGTAAGTTTATTATCATTTCCAGTGCTCATTTATTCCATCTATTTGCAAAAGTTTAGTTTAAAAAAATGGTGTTTATTATGTTTAGTGATTTCGGGATTATTAATCGCAAATGGAATTTTATTTTTAATGTATTTTAATGTATTATCTTTTACAATACAAAATACAATAAATGCATTGCTTTTAATTTCAATTATTGGTTTTTCATGGTTTTTATTAAAGAAATGGATTCAAAAAGGAAACGAAAATGAAGTGGAACTAAATGCATTACTTCGATTTAAACGTAATGAAGAGGTCTTTTACAAAACAAGTGAAAGTATTACTAATGTTGACCAATTTAATGCTTTAGAGAAAATAACAATTGGAGAAACAAGTGCTAAAAATTTAATTTCATTGTTTTTAAGTCCAAGTTGTCCTCATTGCCACACAGCTTATAAAGCGGCAAAAGAGCTATGGTTGAAATATCCTACGCAATTAAAATTAGCTATTTCTTATAATTTGAATGTGAGTAATGAAGATAACCCTTATTTAGATATCGCTAGAAGTGTTTTAAAACTAAATAATCAAGGAAAAGATGTAATTCAAGCACTTGATGATTGGCATATTGAAAAAATGGAAATGGAAGTTTGGAAAGAAAAGTGGCATAAAACAAGCGATTTTAACCAAGAAAACAACCAATTAATGCAGCAATTTCAATGGTGTGTTGATAATGAATTCAATTATGCACCAGTCAAAATATTTAATAACCATTTAATGGGACAACAATATAATATCGACGAATTATTCTATTTTTTTAAGGATTAA
- a CDS encoding glutaminyl-peptide cyclotransferase yields MDIRLLVVSLFFLTVACQDKKGSTESIVIDKKQYEIKNVFQHDLNAFTEGLFFDDAILYESTGSPESLPETESVFGIVDLATGKMDVKAKLDKQKYFGEGIAKANNKIFQLTYLNKTGFVYDATTFDKIDTFTFDSNEGWGLTNIDDATLVMSDGTDVLTFIDVEDLKSVKKIKVTENGLVLQNLNELEFVEGFIYANVYTQNRIVKIDIKDGSVVRSIDLSGLYYDAKNKSNLILEMNGVAYNKAKKTFFITGKMWPNIYEIKILE; encoded by the coding sequence ATGGATATTCGTTTGTTAGTTGTATCGTTGTTTTTCTTAACTGTTGCTTGTCAGGATAAAAAAGGGAGCACAGAATCTATTGTTATTGATAAAAAGCAATATGAAATTAAAAATGTTTTTCAGCACGATTTAAATGCTTTTACAGAAGGTTTGTTTTTTGATGATGCTATTCTTTATGAAAGTACAGGTTCTCCTGAAAGTTTACCTGAAACGGAGTCTGTGTTTGGAATTGTAGATTTAGCAACAGGAAAGATGGATGTTAAAGCTAAATTAGACAAACAAAAGTATTTTGGAGAAGGAATTGCTAAAGCGAACAATAAAATTTTCCAATTGACTTATTTGAATAAAACGGGATTTGTTTATGATGCTACAACATTTGATAAAATTGACACATTTACATTTGATAGTAATGAAGGTTGGGGTTTAACAAATATTGATGATGCTACTTTGGTAATGAGCGATGGAACAGATGTTTTGACTTTTATTGATGTTGAAGATTTGAAATCGGTTAAAAAAATAAAGGTTACTGAAAACGGTTTAGTGTTACAGAATTTAAATGAGTTAGAATTTGTTGAAGGCTTTATATATGCTAATGTATATACCCAAAATAGAATTGTAAAAATAGATATTAAAGACGGTAGCGTGGTGCGTTCTATTGATCTTTCAGGTTTGTATTATGATGCAAAAAATAAATCAAATTTAATCTTAGAGATGAATGGTGTTGCTTATAATAAAGCAAAGAAAACATTTTTTATTACAGGTAAAATGTGGCCAAATATATATGAGATTAAAATTTTAGAATAA